In a genomic window of Numenius arquata chromosome 5, bNumArq3.hap1.1, whole genome shotgun sequence:
- the CFI gene encoding complement factor I, translated as MRVAPVFLIFLSLFCFCGSENAASNAEENQFQQVEPAQPAEQDTYLIEECLSNQYTDKSCEKVFCNPWERCVEGKCLCKLPYQCPKNGSSVCSTNRKYFLTYCHLKSYECQRPEAKFLHKGKCMSEGTFSVSVGHGNSNLLQVKPMNQNNDFFVCDSEWTMNEANVACRHLGFELGAEYYRANSSITESALNSLHCLQITCRGLETSLAECHIEMKSRDSNEGFVSLQCHENLRACSDGEFHCVNKKCISLNKTCDGINDCGDLSDELCCRECRGNSFHCRSNICIPNKNVCNKEMDCLTGEDEARVLCAGKDKGAENHSMDEERKRIKTFLPQVHCGLTNHTLTRRKRIVGGEIARKGEFPWQVAIKETGSEGATVYCGGVYIGGCWVLTAAHCVRANRVHLYRVWIGLLDTIMYDKETDTFRLNQLIIHEKYNASTYENDIALLELKGFGKGECSLKYSTPACIPWSEYMFKAGDRCKVSGWGLEKGYTKQYILKWGNINLFQNCSELYPGRFFKQMACAGTYDGSIDSCKGDSGGPLVCFDAENVAYVWGIVSWGENCGEAGHPGVYTKVATYYDWISHHVTRSLISRYNI; from the exons ATGCGAGTGGCCCCAGTTTTCTTGATTTTCTTgtctctcttttgtttttgtgGATCAGAG AATGCAGCATCTAATGCTGAAGAAAACCAGTTTCAGCAGGTTGAGCCTGCCCAGCCAGCTGAGCAAGACACGTACCTCATAGAAGAATGCTTAAGCAACCAATACACAGACAAGTCCTGTGAGAAAGTTTTTTGTAACCCATGGGAACGATGTGTGGAGGGAAAATGCCTTTGTAAGCTTCCCTACCAGTGCCCAAAGAATGGCTCCTCAGTTTGTTCTACCAATAGAAAGTACTTCCTTACTTACTGTCACCTAAAGAGCTATGAGTGTCAACGTCCCGAAGCGAAGTTTCTGCACAAGGGAAAATGCATGTCTGAAG gaacATTTTCAGTCTCTGTGGGCCATGGAAATTCAAATTTGCTTCAAGTAAAACCCATGAAtcaaaataatgacttttttgtCTGTGATAGTGAATGGACTATGAATGAAGCAAATGTGGCTTGCAGGCACCTTGGCTTTGAATT AGGTGCTGAATATTACCGAGCAAATTCCAGCATCACAGAATCTGCCTTAAACTCGTTGCACTGTCTGCAAATAACTTGCAGGGGCCTAGAGACAAGTCTTGCTGAATGTCACATAGAGATGAAATCAAGAGATAGTAATGAGGGATTTGTTAGCCTCCAGTGCCATGAAAATCTCAGAG CCTGTTCAGATGGTGAGTTCCATTGTGTCAACAAGAAGTGCATTTCTCTGAATAAAACCTGTGATGGAATCAATGACTGTGGAGATTTAAGTGATGAACTGTGCTGTAGAG AGTGCAGAGGCAACAGTTTCCACTGTCGGTCAAATATCTGTATTCCAAATAAGAATGTCTGTAACAAAGAAATGGACTGCCTCACAGGAGAGGATGAAGCTCGAGTTCTTTGTGCAG GCAAAGACAAAGGTGCTGAAAATCACAGTATGGATGAAG aaagaaaaaggataaagACATTTCTTCCTCAAGTACACTGCGGTCTTACAAATCACACATTAACTCGTCGGAAAAGAATCGTAGGTGGAGAGATTGCAAGAAAG GGTGAATTCCCTTGGCAAGTGGCAATTAAAGAAACTGGCAGTGAAGGTGCAACAGTGTACTGTGGAGGGGTCTACATTGGTGGCTGTTGGGTTCTGACTGCTGCGCACTGTGTCAG GGCAAATCGAGTTCATCTGTACCGTGTCTGGATTGGACTGTTGGATACAATAATGTACGACAAAGAGACAGACACTTTCAGGCTAAACCAACTGATAATCCATGAAAAGTATAATGCGTCAACTTACGAAAACGACATTGCTCTGCTGGAGCTGAAAGGTTTTGGGAAAGGAGAATGCTCCCTGAAATACAgcacccctgcctgcatcccctggtCAGAGTATATGTTCAAGGCTGGTGACAGATGCAAGGTTTCTGGATGGGGACTAGAGAAAG gtTATACCAAGCAATATATCCTCAAGTGGGgcaatattaatttatttcagaattgtTCTGAATTGTATCCAGGAcgattttttaaacaaatggcaTGTGCAG GTACTTACGATGGCTCCATAGACAGTTGCAAAGGTGATTCAGGAGGACCCCTGGTCTGTTTTGATGCAGAAAACGTGGCGTACGTCTGGGGCATTGTGAGCTGGGGTGAGAACTGTGGGGAGGCTGGTCATCCTGGCGTGTACACCAAAGTCGCCACCTATTACGATTGGATTAGCCATCATGTGACAAGGAGTCTCATTTCACGGTATAATATCTGA
- the PLA2G12A gene encoding group XIIA secretory phospholipase A2, with translation MARALRLLPLLLACAWLCPRPARCPEAPHTPDWRMTLKTIRNGVHKIDVYLNAALDLLGGEDGLCQYKCSDGSKPFPRYGYKPSPPNGCGSPLFGVQFDIGIPSMTKCCNHHDRCYDTCGNKKNDCDEQFQSCLSKICRDVQKTLGISESVQACESTVQLLFDAVIHLGCKPYLDSQRAACMCRYEDKTDL, from the exons ATGGCCCGCGCCCTgcggctgctgccgctgctgttGGCCTGCGCCTGGCTGTGCCCTCGGCCGGCGCGGTGCCCGGAGGCGCCGCACACCCCCGACTGGCGGATGACGCTGAAGACCATCCGCAACGGAGTGCACAAGATCGACGTGTACCTCAACGCGGCCCTCGACCTGCTGGGCGGCGAGGACGGGCTCTGCCAGTACAAGTGCAGCGACG gaTCAAAGCCCTTTCCTCGCTACGGATATAAACCTTCACCACCAAATGGTTGTGGATCCCCTTTATTTGGAGTTCAG TTTGACATCGGTATCCCTTCGATGACAAAGTGCTGCAATCACCACGACAGATGCTATGATACTTGtggcaataaaaaaaatgatTGTGATGAGCAGTTTCAGTCCTGCCTCTCCAAAATTTGCAGAGATGTGCAGAAAACACTTGGAATCTCAGAGAGCGTCCAGG CTTGTGAATCAACTGTTCAGCTGTTGTTTGATGCCGTTATACATTTAGGATGTAAACCATACCTGGATAGCCAGAGAGCTGCATGTATGTGTCGTTATGAGGATAAGACGGATCTCTGA